In Prunus dulcis chromosome 1, ALMONDv2, whole genome shotgun sequence, the following are encoded in one genomic region:
- the LOC117613867 gene encoding probable inactive serine/threonine-protein kinase scy1 isoform X1 — MLKFLKGVVGGSGTGPKDLPYNIGEPYPSAWGSWTHFRGTSKDDGSPVSVFSISGSNAQDGHLAAARNGVKRLRTVRHPNILSFLHSTEAETLDASTTKQTIYIVTEPVMPLSEKIKELSLQGIQRDEYFAWGLHQIAKAVSFLNNDCKLVHANVCLASVVVTQTLDWKLHAFDVLSEFDGSNEASAGQMLQFAWLVGPQYKPMELLKSDWAAIRKSPPWAIDSWGLGCLIYELFSGLKLSKTEELRNTASIPKSLLPDYQRLLSSTPSRRLNTSKLIENSEYFQNKLVDTIHFMEILNLKDSVEKDTFFRKLPNLAEQLPRQIVLKKLLPLLASALEFGSAAAPALTALLKMGAWLSTEEFSVKVLPTIVKLFASNDRAIRVGLLQHVDQFGESLTAQVVDEQVYPHVATGFSDTSAFLRELTLKSMLVLAPKLSQRTISGSLLKYLSKLQVDEEPAIRTNTTILLGNIATHLNDGTRKRVLINAFTVRALRDTFSPARGAGIMALCATSSYYDSTEIATRILPNIVVLTIDPDNDVRSKAFQAVDQFLQIVKQSYEKTNSGDTAGAAGLGISSIPGNASLLGWAMSSLTLKGKPSEQAPLAPVNISTSLTETTSNASSVVDTPSTATAHVSTTPDFADQHVPESPTSTDGWGELENGIDGEHESDKDGWDDIEPLEEPKPSPVLASIQAAQKRPVSQPVSQPKQQATSLRPKNTAKAIKNEDDDLWGSIAAPAPKTISKPLNLKTSGAVDDDDPWAAIAAPQPTTKAKPLAAVKGRGTKPAAPKLGAQRINRTSSSGV, encoded by the exons ATGTTGAAATTCTTGAAGGGAGTGGTGGGTGGATCGGGGACTGGACCCAAAGATCTGCCCTACAATATCGGCGAACCTTACCCCTCTGCTTGGGGCTCGTGGACTCACTTCCGGGGCACCTCCAAG GACGATGGGTCTCCGGTGTCCGTGTTTTCTATATCTGGAAGTAATGCTCAGGATGGCCATTTGGCCGCTGCTCGCAATGGTGTCAAGCGTCTCCGTACT GTCAGACATCcaaatatcttatcctttCTTCATAGTACCGAGGCTGAAACTTTGGATGCTTCTACCACCAAGCAAACTATCTATATTGTTACCGAGCCTGTTATGCCACTCTCTGAAAAGATCAAGGAACTCAGTTTACAAGGTATCCAAAG GGATGAGTATTTCGCGTGGGGACTGCACCAGATTGCTAAAGCTGTCAGCTTTTTAAATAATGATTGTAAACTT GTTCATGCCAACGTTTGCTTGGCCAGTGTTGTTGTAACTCAAACTTTGGACTGGAAGCTGCATGCTTTTGATGTGCTATCTGAGTTTGATGGCAGCAATGAAGCTTCTGCTGGACAAATGCTG CAATTCGCCTGGCTTGTTGGACCACAATACAAACCCATGGAGTTGTTGAAGTCTGATTGGGCGGCAATCAGAAAGTCTCCACCATGGGCCATTGATTCTTGGGGATTGG GTTGTCTTATCTATGAACTCTTCTCTGGTCTGAAGTTAAGCAAAACAGAGGAGCTGCGCAACACTGCTTCTATTCCAAAG TCTCTGCTTCCAGATTATCAGCGGCTCTTGAGCTCCACGCCTTCTCGTAGGCTGAATACGTCAAAGCTTATAGAAAATAGTG AGTATTTCCAAAATAAGCTGGTGGATACGATACATTTCATGGAAATTCTAAATCTGAAAGATAGTGTTGAGAAGGATACCTTCTTCCGCAAGCTTCCAAATTTAGCGGAGCAGCTACCTCGCCAAATTGTGCTGAAAAAG TTACTTCCTTTATTAGCTTCTGCCCTTGAATTTGGTTCAGCAGCTGCACCTGCTTTGACTGCATTGTTGAAAATGGGTGCCTGGCTTTCAACCGAAGAATTCAGTGTGAAG GTGCTGCCAACAATTGTGAAACTGTTTGCGTCCAATGACCGAGCTATTCGAGTTGGTCTCTTGCAACATGTCGATCAGTTTGGAGAATCATTAACAGCACAAGTTGTTGATGAGCAA GTTTACCCCCACGTTGCTACTGGGTTCTCTGACACATCTGCTTTTCTCCGGGAACTGACTCTTAAGTCGATGCTCGTTCTAGCTCCCAAG CTTTCTCAACGTACCATTTCAGGGTCTTTGTTGAAGTATCTTTCAAAGTTACAG GTTGATGAAGAACCAGCAATTAGAACAAACACCACTATATTGCTAGGGAACATTGCAACCCACCTGAATGATGGG ACAAGGAAAAGAGTTTTGATTAATGCATTTACTGTCCGTGCATTACGTGATACTTTCTCACCTGCCCGAGGAGCAG GTATTATGGCTTTATGCGCCACCAGTTCTTATTATGACAGCACTGAGATTGCAACTCGGATTCTCCCAAATATTGTTGTTCTTACCATTGATCCCGACAA TGATGTTCGCTCAAAGGCATTTCAAGCAGTTGATCAATTTCTACAGATAGTGAAGCAATCCTATGAAAAG ACAAATTCAGGAGATACTGCTGGGGCTGCTGGTCTCGGGATCTCATCAATACCAGGAAATGCTAGTTTACTGGG ATGGGCAATGAGCTCCTTGACTCTCAAGGGTAAACCTTCTGAACAAGCTCCACTTGCTCCTGTGAATATCAGTACATCTCTTACCGAAACGACTTCCAATGCAAGCTCAG TGGTGGATACTCCAAGCACAGCAACTGCCCATGTAAGTACCACACCAGATTTTGCGGATCAACATGTACCTGAGTCCCCTACATCGACAGATGGCTGGGGAGAACTTGAAAATGGAATTGACGGAGAGCATGAAAGTGACAAGGATGGTTGGGATGATATTGAACCTCTGGAAGAGCCAAAACCATCTCCCGTTCTTGCAAGTATACAAGCAGCTCAAAAGCGGCCGGTCTCGCAACCTGTTTCGCAGCCTAAACAACAAG CAACAAGTTTGAGACCGAAAAACACAGCCAAGGCTATCAaaaatgaagatgatgatttgTGGGGCTCCATTGCCGCCCCGGCACccaaaacaatttcaaaacctttgaatttaaaaacaaGTGGAGcagttgatgatgatgatccaTGGGCTGCCATTGCTGCTCCCCAACCTACCACCAAGGCAAAGCCCCTAGCAGCTGTGAAAGGTCGAGGAACCAAACCTGCTGCTCCAAAACTGGGTGCACAGAGAATAAACCGGACGTCTTCATCTGGGGTGTAA
- the LOC117613867 gene encoding probable inactive serine/threonine-protein kinase scy1 isoform X2: MLKFLKGVVGGSGTGPKDLPYNIGEPYPSAWGSWTHFRGTSKDDGSPVSVFSISGSNAQDGHLAAARNGVKRLRTVRHPNILSFLHSTEAETLDASTTKQTIYIVTEPVMPLSEKIKELSLQGIQRDEYFAWGLHQIAKAVSFLNNDCKLVHANVCLASVVVTQTLDWKLHAFDVLSEFDGSNEASAGQMLQFAWLVGPQYKPMELLKSDWAAIRKSPPWAIDSWGLGCLIYELFSGLKLSKTEELRNTASIPKSLLPDYQRLLSSTPSRRLNTSKLIENSEYFQNKLVDTIHFMEILNLKDSVEKDTFFRKLPNLAEQLPRQIVLKKLLPLLASALEFGSAAAPALTALLKMGAWLSTEEFSVKVLPTIVKLFASNDRAIRVGLLQHVDQFGESLTAQVVDEQVYPHVATGFSDTSAFLRELTLKSMLVLAPKLSQRTISGSLLKYLSKLQVDEEPAIRTNTTILLGNIATHLNDGTRKRVLINAFTVRALRDTFSPARGAGIMALCATSSYYDSTEIATRILPNIVVLTIDPDNDVRSKAFQAVDQFLQIVKQSYEKTNSGDTAGAAGLGISSIPGNASLLGWAMSSLTLKGKPSEQAPLAPVNISTSLTETTSNASSVVDTPSTATAHVSTTPDFADQHVPESPTSTDGWGELENGIDGEHESDKDGWDDIEPLEEPKPSPVLASIQAAQKRPVSQPVSQPKQQASLRPKNTAKAIKNEDDDLWGSIAAPAPKTISKPLNLKTSGAVDDDDPWAAIAAPQPTTKAKPLAAVKGRGTKPAAPKLGAQRINRTSSSGV, translated from the exons ATGTTGAAATTCTTGAAGGGAGTGGTGGGTGGATCGGGGACTGGACCCAAAGATCTGCCCTACAATATCGGCGAACCTTACCCCTCTGCTTGGGGCTCGTGGACTCACTTCCGGGGCACCTCCAAG GACGATGGGTCTCCGGTGTCCGTGTTTTCTATATCTGGAAGTAATGCTCAGGATGGCCATTTGGCCGCTGCTCGCAATGGTGTCAAGCGTCTCCGTACT GTCAGACATCcaaatatcttatcctttCTTCATAGTACCGAGGCTGAAACTTTGGATGCTTCTACCACCAAGCAAACTATCTATATTGTTACCGAGCCTGTTATGCCACTCTCTGAAAAGATCAAGGAACTCAGTTTACAAGGTATCCAAAG GGATGAGTATTTCGCGTGGGGACTGCACCAGATTGCTAAAGCTGTCAGCTTTTTAAATAATGATTGTAAACTT GTTCATGCCAACGTTTGCTTGGCCAGTGTTGTTGTAACTCAAACTTTGGACTGGAAGCTGCATGCTTTTGATGTGCTATCTGAGTTTGATGGCAGCAATGAAGCTTCTGCTGGACAAATGCTG CAATTCGCCTGGCTTGTTGGACCACAATACAAACCCATGGAGTTGTTGAAGTCTGATTGGGCGGCAATCAGAAAGTCTCCACCATGGGCCATTGATTCTTGGGGATTGG GTTGTCTTATCTATGAACTCTTCTCTGGTCTGAAGTTAAGCAAAACAGAGGAGCTGCGCAACACTGCTTCTATTCCAAAG TCTCTGCTTCCAGATTATCAGCGGCTCTTGAGCTCCACGCCTTCTCGTAGGCTGAATACGTCAAAGCTTATAGAAAATAGTG AGTATTTCCAAAATAAGCTGGTGGATACGATACATTTCATGGAAATTCTAAATCTGAAAGATAGTGTTGAGAAGGATACCTTCTTCCGCAAGCTTCCAAATTTAGCGGAGCAGCTACCTCGCCAAATTGTGCTGAAAAAG TTACTTCCTTTATTAGCTTCTGCCCTTGAATTTGGTTCAGCAGCTGCACCTGCTTTGACTGCATTGTTGAAAATGGGTGCCTGGCTTTCAACCGAAGAATTCAGTGTGAAG GTGCTGCCAACAATTGTGAAACTGTTTGCGTCCAATGACCGAGCTATTCGAGTTGGTCTCTTGCAACATGTCGATCAGTTTGGAGAATCATTAACAGCACAAGTTGTTGATGAGCAA GTTTACCCCCACGTTGCTACTGGGTTCTCTGACACATCTGCTTTTCTCCGGGAACTGACTCTTAAGTCGATGCTCGTTCTAGCTCCCAAG CTTTCTCAACGTACCATTTCAGGGTCTTTGTTGAAGTATCTTTCAAAGTTACAG GTTGATGAAGAACCAGCAATTAGAACAAACACCACTATATTGCTAGGGAACATTGCAACCCACCTGAATGATGGG ACAAGGAAAAGAGTTTTGATTAATGCATTTACTGTCCGTGCATTACGTGATACTTTCTCACCTGCCCGAGGAGCAG GTATTATGGCTTTATGCGCCACCAGTTCTTATTATGACAGCACTGAGATTGCAACTCGGATTCTCCCAAATATTGTTGTTCTTACCATTGATCCCGACAA TGATGTTCGCTCAAAGGCATTTCAAGCAGTTGATCAATTTCTACAGATAGTGAAGCAATCCTATGAAAAG ACAAATTCAGGAGATACTGCTGGGGCTGCTGGTCTCGGGATCTCATCAATACCAGGAAATGCTAGTTTACTGGG ATGGGCAATGAGCTCCTTGACTCTCAAGGGTAAACCTTCTGAACAAGCTCCACTTGCTCCTGTGAATATCAGTACATCTCTTACCGAAACGACTTCCAATGCAAGCTCAG TGGTGGATACTCCAAGCACAGCAACTGCCCATGTAAGTACCACACCAGATTTTGCGGATCAACATGTACCTGAGTCCCCTACATCGACAGATGGCTGGGGAGAACTTGAAAATGGAATTGACGGAGAGCATGAAAGTGACAAGGATGGTTGGGATGATATTGAACCTCTGGAAGAGCCAAAACCATCTCCCGTTCTTGCAAGTATACAAGCAGCTCAAAAGCGGCCGGTCTCGCAACCTGTTTCGCAGCCTAAACAACAAG CAAGTTTGAGACCGAAAAACACAGCCAAGGCTATCAaaaatgaagatgatgatttgTGGGGCTCCATTGCCGCCCCGGCACccaaaacaatttcaaaacctttgaatttaaaaacaaGTGGAGcagttgatgatgatgatccaTGGGCTGCCATTGCTGCTCCCCAACCTACCACCAAGGCAAAGCCCCTAGCAGCTGTGAAAGGTCGAGGAACCAAACCTGCTGCTCCAAAACTGGGTGCACAGAGAATAAACCGGACGTCTTCATCTGGGGTGTAA
- the LOC117614872 gene encoding calumenin has protein sequence MARASVSVIIYITIAVLILLLISHSPKKGGSQRHRRLKLRSNFTFAPPLHHHNPIPFDPLVADIERRLEDRKWEQQHFDLNDSAPAAESQPEWEDFMNAEDYLNDEERFNVTNRLLLLFPKVDVDPADGFITEDELTQWNLKQAQKEVLHRTQRDMELHDKNRDGFVSFAEYQPPSWVQNADNNSFGYDMGWWKEEHFNASDADGDGLLNITEFNDFLHPADSKNPKLLQWLCKEEVRERDTDKDEKINFKEFFHGLFDLVRNYEEENHNSSHQFDDSMEAPARNLFAQLDKDGDGYLSDAELLPIIGKIHPSEHYYAKQQADYIISQADTDKDGRLTLTEMIENPYVFYSAIFNDDEEEDYEFHDEFR, from the exons ATGGCGAGGGCGTCAGTATCAGTAATCATTTACATAACAATAGCAGTCCTAATCCTATTGCTTATCTCCCACTCCCCCAAAAAAGGCGGCAGCCAACGTCACCGGCGGCTGAAGCTGCGGTCCAACTTCACCTTCGCTCCTCCGCTGCACCACCACAACCCCATCCCCTTCGACCCTCTCGTCGCCGATATCGAGCGCCGGCTCGAGGACCGAAAGTGGGAGCAGCAGCACTTCGATCTCAACGACTCCGCCCCCGCCGCCGAGTCTCAGCCCGAGTGGGAAGACTTCATGAACGCGGAGGACTACTTGAACGACGAAGAGAGGTTCAACGTCACCAACAGattgctcttgttgtttcctAAGGTTGATGTCGACCCCGCTGATGGCTTCATCACTGAGGACGAGTTGACTCAGTGGAATTTGAAGCAGGCTCAGAAGGAAGTACTGCATCGCACTCAAAGGGATATGGAGCTTCATGACAAGAACCGTGACGGTTTTGTTTCCTTTGCCGAGTATCAGCCCCCAAGTTGGGTGCAGAATGCAG ATAACAATTCGTTTGGCTATGATATGGGTTGGTGGAAAGAGGAGCATTTCAATGCATCAGATGCAGATGGAGATGGTCTTCTTAATATAACTGAGTTCAATGA CTTTCTACACCCAGCTGACAGCAAAAACCCAAAGCTACTTCAGTGGTTGTGCAAGGAGGAAGTAAG GGAAAGGGATACAGACAAAGATGAAAAGATCAACTTCAAAGAATTCTTTCATGGCCTCTTTGATTTGGTGAGAAactatgaagaagaaaatcacaaTTCCTCACATCAGTTTGATGATTCGATGGAGGCCCCTGCTAGAAATTTGTTTGCTCAGCTTGACAAAGATGGTGACGG ATATTTGTCAGATGCAGAGTTACTTCCTATTATTGGAAAGATACATCCATCAGAACATTACTATGCAAAACAACAAGCAGATTACATCATATCACAG GCAGATACAGATAAAGATGGGCGTCTAACGCTGACAGAAATGATTGAGAACCCTTATGTATTTTACAGCGCTATTTTCAACgacgatgaagaagaggactATGAGTTCCATGATGAGTTCCGTTAA
- the LOC117614873 gene encoding uncharacterized protein LOC117614873: MNRREREREKEREMKRKTKKETERDEVEELLQAAQDDMLLKLSLNSHLSRGVSLDDADIGRRFEALKMKTVITGAAPGAGAEPAAAAASSVSKSNSSSIQVDEELKAVLGDDLSTRFAALKASIPMPSSDAAVRSSASSYYEIHNDNDDEDEVEKLIRWAKDAARLDPSPPSDDDDDQDKSESDDDDHHDDLKGNGTDRK; the protein is encoded by the coding sequence ATGAatcggagagagagagagagagagaaagagagagaaatgaagaggaagacgaagaaagaaacagagaggGATGAAGTTGAAGAGTTGCTGCAAGCAGCACAGGACGATATGCTCCTGAAACTGTCTCTCAACTCTCACTTGTCCCGCGGCGTTTCTCTCGATGACGCCGATATCGGCCGTCGCTTCGAGGCCCTCAAAATGAAAACTGTTATTACTGGAGCAGCACCAGGAGCAGGAGCAGAacctgctgctgctgctgcctcCTCTGTCTCCAAATCCAATTCCAGTTCCATTCAAGTGGATGAGGAACTAAAGGCAGTTCTCGGTGACGACCTCTCCACCAGATTCGCCGCCCTCAAGGCTTCAATTCCTATGCCCTCCTCCGATGCTGCCGTCCGGTCGTCGGCATCATCCTACTACGAGATCCACAACGACAACGACGATGAAGATGAAGTTGAAAAGTTGATACGCTGGGCTAAGGACGCCGCTCGCCTCGACCCTTCTCCACCCTCCGACGATGACGACGACCAAGACAAATCGGAATCTGATGATGACGACCACCACGACGATCTAAAGGGGAATGGAACCGATCGTAAATAG
- the LOC117613210 gene encoding mitochondrial import receptor subunit TOM40-1-like codes for MAGLVPPGTTTRSEAAETKPMNEKLDYTNLPCPIPYEEINREALMSLRPECFEGMRFDFTKGLNQKFSLSHSVLMGPMTVPSQSPETIKIPTAHYEFGANFIDHPKLMLFGRVLTDGRLNARVKYDLTDNLTLKANAQLTNEPNMSHGMASFDYKGSDYRSQIQVGNGALLQASYIQSVTPHFSLGGEVFWAGQHRKSGIGYAARFNTEKMVATGQVASTGMVALSYVQKLSEKVSLASDLMYNHTSRDVTASVGYDYVLRQSRLRGKIDSNGRTAAFLEERLSMGLKFILSAEMDHKKKDYKFGFGLAAGE; via the exons ATGGCGGGTCTTGTACCTCCTGGGACTACCACGCGAAGCGAGGCTGCGGAGACAAAGCCTATGAACGAGAAACTGGACTACACAAACCTGCCTTGCCCCATACCCTATGAAGAAATCAACCGTGAAGCTCTCA TGTCTTTACGGCCAGAATGTTTTGAAGGGATGCGCTTTGATTTCACTAAAGGACTCAATCAGAAGTTTTCCCTTAGCCACAG TGTACTCATGGGACCTATGACAGTTCCTTCTCAGTCTCCTGAAACCATAAAAATCCCTACTGCTCACTATGAGTTTGGTGCAAATTTTATAGACCACCCAAAG TTGATGCTTTTCGGGAGGGTATTAACAGATGGGAGACTTAATGCTAGAGTGAAGTATGACTTGACTGACAATCTCACTTTGAAGGCTAATGCTCAG ctTACAAATGAGCCGAACATGTCTCATGGCATGGCCAGTTTTGATTACAAG GGCTCAGACTATAGATCCCAGATTCAAGTGGGAAATGGGGCCTTATTGCAAGCAAGTTACATCCAG TCGGTGACTCCACATTTCTCTTTGGGTGGTGAAGTATTCTGGGCTGGTCAGCATCGAAAGTCAGGCATCGGTTATGCGGCGCGGTTCAATACTGAGAAAATG GTTGCCACAGGACAGGTTGCTAGCACTGGAATGGTTGCTTTGAGCTACGTTCAGAAACTATCCGAAAAG GTTTCACTAGCATCAGACCTCATGTACAACCACACGTCAAGAGATGTCACAGCAAGTGTTGGCTATGATTACGTCCTCAGACAG AGTCGTCTTAGAGGGAAGATTGATTCCAATGGCCGCACGGCTGCTTTTCTTGAAGAGAGATTAAGTATGGGTCTTAAGTTTATTCTTTCTGCAGAG ATGGATCACAAGAAGAAAGACTACAAATTCGGGTTTGGGTTGGCGGCAGGAGAATAG
- the LOC117615624 gene encoding probable protein arginine N-methyltransferase 6 isoform X1, with the protein MNSSPAYSNGYHPQQQQHGMSQRDKVRRGTRARSRELRESFGSGGNFGGLRVSEHNKQQQQQQQQQGAPCTDFDMAYFHSYAHVGIHEEMIKDRVRTETYRTAIMQHQSSIAGKVVVDVGCGTGILSIFCAQAGAKRVYAVDASDIAVQANEVVKANNLSETIIVLHGRVEDVDIDEEVDVIISEWMGYMLLYESMLGSVITARDRWLKPGGLILPSSATLYMAPITHSDRYSESIDFWRNVYGIDMSAMLPLAKQCAFEEPCVETIVGENVLTWPHVVKQVDCHTITLHELESVTTNYKFKSMMRAPLHGFAFWFDVEFSGPALAGTNNHAPSSLISNHPVDGQQRKKRANPNEALVLSTAPEDPPTHWQQTVLYFYDPIEVEQDQLIEGSVTLSQSKENRRFMNIHLEYASGGRSFVKESVMR; encoded by the exons ATGAACTCGAGCCCGGCTTACAGTAACGGCTACCACCCACAGCAACAGCAGCACGGAATGAGCCAGAGGGATAAAGTCCGCCGGGGAACACGTGCTAGGTCGCGTGAGCTTAGAGAGAGCTTTGGTAGTGGTGGTAATTTTGGCGGGCTTAGGGTTTCTGAGCATAataagcagcagcagcagcaacaacaacaacaaggAGCGCCTTGTACCGACTTCGACATGGCCTATTTCCACTCGTACGCCCACGTTGGCATCCACGAAGAAATGATTAAG GATCGTGTACGCACTGAAACTTATAGGACGGCAATCATGCAGCACCAGAGTTCTATAGCAGGCAAA GTTGTAGTGGATGTTGGCTGTGGTACAGGCattctttctatattttgtgCTCAGGCCGGTGCAAAACGT GTATATGCTGTTGATGCAAGTGACATTGCAGTGCAG GCAAATGAAGTTGTGAAAGCAAACAATTTATCTGAAACAATCATTGTACTACATGGGCGAGTTGAG GATGTTGATATTGATGAAGAGGTTGATGTCATAATTTCAGAGTGGATGGGCTACATGCTTCTGTATGAG AGTATGCTGGGAAGTGTCATCACGGCAAGAGATCGCTGGCTAAAACCTGGAGGTCTAATACTTCCTTCAAGTGCAACg TTGTACATGGCACCCATCACACATTCTGATAGATACAGTGAAAGCATTGATTTCTGGCGCAATGTTTATGGAATTGATA TGTCTGCCATGTTACCATTGGCAAAACAGTGTGCGTTTGAAGAGCCATGTGTTGAGACAATCGTGGGTGAGAATGTTTTGACATGGCCACATGTG GTTAAGCAAGTGGACTGCCATACAATTACACTTCATGAGTTAGAATCTGTTACAACAAACTATAAATTCAAATCAATGATGcgag CTCCACTACATGGGTTTGCGTTTTGGTTTGATGTCGAATTCAGTGGGCCTGCATTAGCTGGTACAAATAATCATGCACCATCCTCTCTTATTAGCAATCATCCAGTGGATGGTCAGCAGAGGAAGAAACGAGCAAATCCCAATGAAGCGCTGGTTCTGTCCACTGCACCTGAGGACCCCCCAACGCATTGGCAACAG ACTGTGCTATACTTTTATGACCCAATAGAGGTGGAGCAAGATCAACTCATTGAAGGTTCTGTAACACTAtcacaaagcaaagaaaaccGTCGATTTATGAATATCCACCTTGAATATGC CTCAGGTGGAAGATCCTTTGTAAAAGAGTCCGTAATGAGGTGA
- the LOC117615624 gene encoding probable protein arginine N-methyltransferase 6 isoform X2, with product MNSSPAYSNGYHPQQQQHGMSQRDKVRRGTRARSRELRESFGSGGNFGGLRVSEHNKQQQQQQQQQGAPCTDFDMAYFHSYAHVGIHEEMIKDRVRTETYRTAIMQHQSSIAGKVVVDVGCGTGILSIFCAQAGAKRVYAVDASDIAVQANEVVKANNLSETIIVLHGRVEDVDIDEEVDVIISEWMGYMLLYESMLGSVITARDRWLKPGGLILPSSATLYMAPITHSDRYSESIDFWRNVYGIDMSAMLPLAKQCAFEEPCVETIVGENVLTWPHVVKQVDCHTITLHELESVTTNYKFKSMMRAPLHGFAFWFDVEFSGPALAGTNNHAPSSLISNHPVDGQQRKKRANPNEALVLSTAPEDPPTHWQQ from the exons ATGAACTCGAGCCCGGCTTACAGTAACGGCTACCACCCACAGCAACAGCAGCACGGAATGAGCCAGAGGGATAAAGTCCGCCGGGGAACACGTGCTAGGTCGCGTGAGCTTAGAGAGAGCTTTGGTAGTGGTGGTAATTTTGGCGGGCTTAGGGTTTCTGAGCATAataagcagcagcagcagcaacaacaacaacaaggAGCGCCTTGTACCGACTTCGACATGGCCTATTTCCACTCGTACGCCCACGTTGGCATCCACGAAGAAATGATTAAG GATCGTGTACGCACTGAAACTTATAGGACGGCAATCATGCAGCACCAGAGTTCTATAGCAGGCAAA GTTGTAGTGGATGTTGGCTGTGGTACAGGCattctttctatattttgtgCTCAGGCCGGTGCAAAACGT GTATATGCTGTTGATGCAAGTGACATTGCAGTGCAG GCAAATGAAGTTGTGAAAGCAAACAATTTATCTGAAACAATCATTGTACTACATGGGCGAGTTGAG GATGTTGATATTGATGAAGAGGTTGATGTCATAATTTCAGAGTGGATGGGCTACATGCTTCTGTATGAG AGTATGCTGGGAAGTGTCATCACGGCAAGAGATCGCTGGCTAAAACCTGGAGGTCTAATACTTCCTTCAAGTGCAACg TTGTACATGGCACCCATCACACATTCTGATAGATACAGTGAAAGCATTGATTTCTGGCGCAATGTTTATGGAATTGATA TGTCTGCCATGTTACCATTGGCAAAACAGTGTGCGTTTGAAGAGCCATGTGTTGAGACAATCGTGGGTGAGAATGTTTTGACATGGCCACATGTG GTTAAGCAAGTGGACTGCCATACAATTACACTTCATGAGTTAGAATCTGTTACAACAAACTATAAATTCAAATCAATGATGcgag CTCCACTACATGGGTTTGCGTTTTGGTTTGATGTCGAATTCAGTGGGCCTGCATTAGCTGGTACAAATAATCATGCACCATCCTCTCTTATTAGCAATCATCCAGTGGATGGTCAGCAGAGGAAGAAACGAGCAAATCCCAATGAAGCGCTGGTTCTGTCCACTGCACCTGAGGACCCCCCAACGCATTGGCAACAG TAA